The following are encoded in a window of Aromatoleum petrolei genomic DNA:
- a CDS encoding indolepyruvate oxidoreductase subunit beta family protein, whose protein sequence is MSQVTLHSGTPIKIAILAMGGQGGGVLADWIVEMAETAGWWAQTTSVPGVAQRTGATIYYVELLPEAAAHAAGRPPVLAMMPTPGDVDLVVAAELMEAGRAMQRGLVTPDRTTLIASTHRSYAVAEKAAPGNGIADPNKVLDAGREAAKRMLCFDLQQMAERAGSMISASLFGAIAGAGVLPFARDAFEATIRHGGVGVEASLKAFALGFDAATQAPAAPARIDTSRPLPAVPANAAHPRVQALLDTVKQFPQAAQPLLVAGLRRLIDYQDVAYAEDYLRTLQGFRALDAKAGGDARDWALTQAAARYIAVAMSYDDVIRVADLKTRGSRFERVRSEVGAKSDQLVYTTEFMHPRLEEICGTLPLRLGRWLENSKTLGSFIRRRVEHGRRVKTGTLTWFVGLYCIAGLRRFRRGTLRHAIEMAHIDDWLARATRIVATDYALGVEVLACRRLIKGYSGTHDRGDRRFARLMQAADELLGQPNAAATLKSLREAALADEEGKALDAQLAQLLRAHPTPPAGGRARIDTPRVAA, encoded by the coding sequence ATGAGCCAAGTGACCCTTCATTCCGGCACGCCGATCAAGATCGCGATTCTCGCGATGGGCGGCCAGGGCGGCGGCGTGCTCGCCGACTGGATCGTCGAGATGGCCGAAACGGCCGGCTGGTGGGCGCAGACGACCTCGGTGCCGGGGGTGGCGCAGCGCACCGGCGCGACGATCTACTACGTCGAGCTGCTGCCCGAGGCGGCCGCGCACGCCGCCGGGCGTCCGCCGGTGCTCGCGATGATGCCCACGCCGGGCGATGTCGATCTCGTCGTCGCCGCGGAGCTGATGGAAGCCGGCCGCGCGATGCAGCGCGGCTTGGTGACCCCGGATCGCACGACGCTGATCGCCTCCACCCATCGCAGCTACGCAGTGGCCGAGAAGGCGGCGCCCGGCAACGGGATCGCCGATCCCAATAAGGTCCTCGATGCAGGGCGCGAGGCGGCAAAGCGCATGCTGTGCTTCGACCTCCAGCAGATGGCCGAGCGCGCCGGCAGCATGATCTCGGCGAGCCTGTTCGGTGCGATCGCCGGGGCCGGCGTGCTGCCGTTCGCCCGCGACGCGTTCGAAGCGACGATCCGCCACGGCGGCGTCGGCGTCGAGGCGAGCCTGAAGGCGTTCGCCCTCGGCTTCGACGCCGCGACCCAGGCCCCTGCCGCGCCCGCGCGCATCGACACCTCACGCCCGCTGCCCGCCGTGCCAGCGAACGCCGCGCATCCGCGCGTGCAGGCGCTGCTCGACACCGTAAAGCAGTTCCCGCAGGCCGCGCAGCCGCTGCTCGTCGCGGGCCTGCGCCGGCTGATCGACTACCAGGACGTCGCCTACGCCGAGGATTATCTGCGCACGCTGCAGGGCTTCCGTGCCCTCGACGCGAAGGCCGGCGGCGACGCGCGCGACTGGGCGTTGACGCAGGCGGCGGCGCGTTACATCGCGGTCGCGATGAGTTACGACGACGTGATCCGCGTCGCCGACCTGAAAACGCGCGGCAGCCGCTTCGAGCGCGTGCGCAGCGAAGTCGGCGCGAAGAGCGACCAGCTCGTCTACACGACCGAGTTCATGCACCCGCGGCTGGAAGAAATCTGCGGCACGCTGCCGCTGCGGCTGGGTCGCTGGCTGGAGAACTCGAAGACGCTCGGCAGCTTCATCCGCCGCCGGGTCGAGCATGGCCGGCGCGTGAAGACGGGCACGCTGACGTGGTTCGTCGGGCTGTACTGCATCGCCGGCCTGCGCCGCTTCCGCCGCGGCACGCTGCGTCATGCGATCGAGATGGCGCACATCGACGACTGGCTCGCACGCGCGACGCGCATCGTCGCGACCGACTATGCCCTCGGCGTCGAGGTGCTCGCCTGCCGGCGTCTCATCAAGGGCTACAGCGGCACGCACGACCGCGGCGACCGCCGCTTCGCGCGGCTGATGCAGGCCGCCGACGAACTGCTCGGCCAGCCCAACGCCGCCGCAACGCTGAAATCCTTGCGCGAAGCCGCGCTCGCCGACGAGGAAGGCAAGGCGCTCGACGCACAGCTCGCTCAGCTGCTGCGCGCCCACCCCACGCCTCCCGCAGGCGGCCGCGCACGAATCGACACCCCCCGCGTCGCGGCCTGA
- a CDS encoding PDR/VanB family oxidoreductase: MRTFELEVRAVTTETPLIRAFEFAAPDGAALPGFSAGAHLQIAVPGLAEPRCYSLIEPSPDAAAFDRPTRYRLGVRIEDASRGGSRFMHALKAGDRVTVTGPKNDFPLHASTPGEAPVVLLAGGIGITPVASMAAALKAAGRPFVLHYSGRSRDQLAFVDELAALAGDALVLHADDDPMTRLEVGALLDSVKPTRGEAPHLYVCGPKGMIDATIDGAKARGWPAGHVHFELFAAAAPIAGDQPFELELRQSGRVLTVPADKTIVDVMEAAGCDPMFDCKRGECGVCTATVLEGVPDHRDYFLTDSEKAAGKLIQICISRAKSARLVLDL; encoded by the coding sequence ATGCGCACATTCGAACTTGAAGTCCGCGCCGTCACCACGGAAACCCCGCTGATCCGCGCATTCGAATTCGCCGCGCCCGATGGCGCCGCCCTGCCCGGCTTCAGCGCCGGCGCACACCTGCAGATCGCGGTGCCGGGGCTCGCCGAGCCGCGCTGTTATTCGCTGATCGAACCTTCGCCCGATGCCGCGGCCTTCGACCGCCCGACACGCTATCGCCTCGGCGTGCGCATCGAGGACGCCAGCCGCGGCGGTTCGCGCTTCATGCACGCGCTGAAGGCCGGCGACCGCGTCACCGTGACGGGCCCGAAGAACGATTTTCCGCTGCACGCATCGACGCCCGGCGAGGCCCCGGTCGTGCTCCTCGCCGGCGGCATCGGCATCACGCCCGTCGCCTCGATGGCGGCGGCGCTGAAGGCGGCCGGGCGCCCCTTCGTGCTGCACTACAGCGGCCGCAGCCGCGACCAGCTCGCCTTCGTCGACGAACTCGCGGCGCTGGCCGGCGACGCGCTGGTGCTGCACGCCGACGACGACCCCATGACCCGGCTCGAGGTCGGCGCGCTGCTCGATTCGGTGAAACCGACACGCGGCGAAGCCCCGCACCTCTACGTGTGCGGCCCCAAAGGCATGATCGACGCGACCATAGACGGCGCGAAGGCGCGCGGCTGGCCGGCCGGGCACGTGCATTTCGAACTCTTTGCCGCGGCAGCGCCGATCGCGGGCGACCAGCCCTTCGAACTGGAACTGCGCCAATCCGGCCGCGTGCTCACGGTCCCCGCCGACAAGACCATCGTCGACGTCATGGAGGCCGCCGGCTGCGACCCGATGTTCGACTGCAAGCGCGGCGAATGCGGCGTGTGCACCGCGACGGTCCTCGAAGGCGTGCCGGACCACCGCGACTACTTCCTGACGGACTCCGAGAAGGCCGCAGGAAAGCTGATCCAGATCTGCATCTCGCGTGCGAAGAGCGCGCGGCTGGTGCTCGATCTCTGA
- a CDS encoding aromatic ring-hydroxylating dioxygenase subunit alpha, with product MERYTGNPDAVRALVRDLEVHKDTYIDEEVFALEMEHLFANTWVYVGHASQVPNKGDFYTTTVGTEPVVMVRHTDDSIRVLYNRCPHKGVKVAGETCGNTGKFFRCPYHAWTFKTDGSLLAVPLKKGYENTGFESCEAKHGMAPVENVKVYRDFVFCRLNSNGISFEDYFGESLSTIDNMVDRSPEGRLEVAGGVLRYMHNCNWKMLVDNQTDTCHPMVAHESSAGTAVKVWQEAPEGTPKPMAVELFAPFVSSYEFFENMGIRVWENGHGHTGVADSIHAAYSPAPGYWEQMVAAYGEERAKTILGDTRHNTVYFPNIMVKGPIQTLRLFKPIAANKTLVESWTFRLVGAPDLLLERTLMYNRLINAPTSVVGHDDLEMYERAQEALQSRGRDWINVARLFDPAEKEQKNVATNGTNEWQMRNQFRAWARFMTESM from the coding sequence ATGGAACGCTATACCGGCAACCCCGACGCCGTGCGCGCGCTGGTGCGCGACCTGGAAGTGCATAAGGACACCTACATCGACGAGGAAGTCTTCGCGCTCGAAATGGAGCACCTCTTCGCCAACACCTGGGTGTATGTCGGCCACGCCAGCCAGGTGCCGAACAAGGGCGACTTCTACACGACGACCGTCGGCACCGAACCGGTCGTGATGGTGCGGCACACCGACGACTCGATCCGCGTGCTGTATAACCGCTGCCCGCACAAGGGCGTCAAGGTCGCCGGCGAGACCTGTGGCAACACCGGAAAATTCTTCCGCTGCCCCTACCACGCCTGGACCTTCAAGACCGACGGCAGCCTCCTCGCCGTGCCGCTCAAGAAAGGCTACGAGAACACCGGCTTCGAGTCCTGCGAGGCCAAGCACGGCATGGCCCCGGTCGAGAACGTGAAGGTCTACCGCGATTTCGTGTTCTGCCGACTCAACTCGAACGGCATCTCGTTCGAGGACTACTTCGGCGAATCCCTGTCGACCATCGACAACATGGTCGACCGCTCGCCCGAAGGCCGCCTCGAAGTCGCCGGCGGCGTGCTGCGCTACATGCACAACTGCAATTGGAAGATGCTCGTCGACAACCAGACCGACACCTGTCACCCGATGGTCGCGCACGAATCCTCCGCCGGCACCGCGGTGAAGGTGTGGCAGGAAGCGCCCGAAGGCACGCCCAAGCCGATGGCGGTCGAACTCTTCGCGCCCTTCGTCTCGTCCTACGAGTTCTTCGAGAACATGGGCATCCGCGTGTGGGAAAACGGCCACGGCCACACCGGCGTCGCCGACTCGATCCACGCAGCCTATTCACCCGCCCCCGGCTACTGGGAACAGATGGTCGCCGCCTACGGCGAGGAGCGCGCGAAGACGATCCTCGGCGACACCCGGCACAACACCGTCTATTTCCCGAACATCATGGTCAAGGGCCCGATCCAGACGCTGCGCCTGTTCAAGCCCATCGCCGCGAACAAGACCCTCGTCGAATCCTGGACCTTCCGCCTCGTCGGCGCGCCCGACCTGCTGCTCGAACGCACGCTCATGTACAACCGCCTGATCAACGCCCCGACCTCCGTCGTCGGCCACGACGACCTCGAAATGTACGAACGCGCGCAGGAAGCCCTGCAATCGCGCGGCCGCGACTGGATCAACGTCGCGCGGCTGTTCGACCCCGCCGAGAAGGAACAGAAGAACGTCGCGACGAACGGCACCAACGAATGGCAGATGCGCAACCAGTTCCGGGCGTGGGCCAGATTCATGACAGAGAGCATGTAG
- a CDS encoding aromatic-ring-hydroxylating dioxygenase subunit beta — protein MSALDITHKTLTDFIYAEARLLDEQRFEDWLNLFTEDGHYWMPLAHGQTDPRLHTSLLYEDKLLLRVRVERLAGQRTFSQQPKSRCHHLLQAPTVESSDPGGEHIVRTAFHYVETRQDQQTLFAGWTTHHLVEDAGALKIRLKRVDLVNCDAAFGNIQLFM, from the coding sequence ATGTCCGCCCTCGACATCACCCACAAAACCCTCACCGACTTCATCTACGCCGAAGCCCGTCTCCTCGACGAGCAACGCTTCGAAGACTGGCTCAACCTATTCACCGAAGACGGCCACTACTGGATGCCCCTCGCCCACGGCCAGACCGACCCCCGCCTGCACACCTCGCTGCTGTACGAAGACAAGCTGCTGCTGCGCGTGCGCGTCGAACGCCTCGCCGGCCAGCGTACCTTCTCGCAACAACCGAAAAGCCGCTGCCACCACCTCCTGCAAGCGCCGACCGTCGAATCATCCGACCCCGGCGGCGAACACATCGTGCGCACTGCCTTCCACTACGTCGAAACCCGCCAGGACCAGCAGACCCTCTTCGCCGGCTGGACCACGCACCACCTCGTCGAAGACGCAGGCGCGCTGAAGATCCGCCTCAAGCGCGTCGACCTCGTCAATTGCGACGCCGCCTTCGGCAACATCCAGCTCTTCATGTGA
- a CDS encoding AMP-binding protein, with translation MTATVFDAFTAAAGQWGERPFLCILPDTAAAYGIAPGELAYRDAAHRIDALRDAYSAAGYGTGHRVGLLLENRPAFFLHWFALNALGVSVVPINADLRAAELEYLIGHSEIALAVALPQRHADLAAAAERAGRPLRIMSDGDTPPPAAFPAPLAGTALDELTECALLYTSGTTGRPKGCMLPNRYFLHAGRWYANIGGLARLMPGEERMVTPLPLVHMNAMAYSAMAMLMTGGCLVPLDRFHPKRWWANVREARASVVHYLGVMPAMLMKADASPEDRAHSVRFGFGAGVDRTLHAAFEARFGFPLLEAWAMTETGAGAVVIANHEPRKVGTSCFGKEASDVEVRIATEDGSDADIDEPGELLVRHAGDDPRYGFLAGYLKDEAATAEAWTGGWFHTGDVVRRDADGHLHFVDRKKNVIRRSGENIAAVEVESVLQQHPLVKAVAVAAVPDPVRGDEVMACIVPQQPLADRRAMEAAAEELVRWTLGELAYYKAPGHVAFVDSLPLTATNKIQRGELKALAPTLVGAPECVDTCALKKRQETAT, from the coding sequence ATGACCGCCACCGTCTTCGACGCCTTCACCGCGGCCGCCGGGCAATGGGGCGAACGCCCCTTCCTGTGCATCCTGCCCGACACCGCCGCGGCCTACGGCATCGCCCCCGGCGAACTCGCCTACCGTGACGCGGCGCACCGCATCGACGCCCTGCGCGACGCCTACTCCGCCGCCGGCTACGGCACCGGCCACCGCGTCGGCCTGCTGCTCGAAAACCGCCCGGCCTTCTTCCTGCACTGGTTCGCACTCAACGCGCTGGGCGTCTCCGTCGTCCCGATCAACGCCGACCTGCGCGCCGCCGAACTCGAATACCTCATCGGCCACTCCGAAATCGCCCTCGCCGTCGCGCTGCCGCAACGCCACGCAGATCTCGCCGCCGCAGCCGAACGCGCCGGCCGGCCGCTTCGCATCATGAGCGACGGCGACACGCCGCCGCCCGCCGCCTTCCCCGCGCCGCTCGCGGGCACGGCGCTGGACGAACTCACCGAATGCGCCCTGCTCTACACCTCCGGCACCACCGGCCGGCCCAAAGGCTGCATGCTGCCCAACCGCTACTTCCTGCACGCCGGCCGCTGGTACGCCAACATCGGCGGCCTCGCCCGCCTCATGCCCGGCGAAGAGCGCATGGTCACGCCGCTGCCGCTGGTGCACATGAATGCCATGGCGTATTCCGCGATGGCCATGCTCATGACCGGCGGCTGCCTCGTCCCCCTCGACCGCTTCCACCCCAAGCGCTGGTGGGCCAACGTCAGGGAGGCGCGCGCGAGCGTCGTGCATTACCTCGGCGTCATGCCGGCGATGCTCATGAAGGCCGACGCCTCGCCCGAAGACCGCGCCCATTCCGTGCGCTTCGGCTTCGGCGCAGGCGTCGATCGCACGCTGCATGCGGCGTTCGAGGCGCGCTTCGGCTTCCCGCTGCTCGAAGCCTGGGCGATGACCGAGACCGGCGCGGGCGCCGTCGTCATCGCGAACCATGAGCCGCGCAAGGTCGGCACGAGCTGCTTCGGCAAGGAGGCGTCCGACGTCGAAGTCCGCATCGCGACCGAAGACGGAAGCGACGCCGACATCGACGAACCCGGCGAGCTGCTCGTGCGCCACGCCGGCGACGATCCGCGCTACGGCTTCCTCGCCGGCTACCTGAAGGACGAGGCCGCGACCGCGGAGGCCTGGACCGGCGGCTGGTTCCACACCGGCGACGTCGTGCGCCGCGACGCCGACGGCCATCTGCATTTCGTCGATCGCAAGAAGAACGTCATCCGCCGCAGCGGCGAGAACATCGCCGCGGTCGAAGTCGAGAGCGTGCTGCAGCAGCATCCGCTCGTGAAGGCGGTCGCCGTCGCCGCGGTGCCCGACCCCGTGCGCGGCGACGAAGTCATGGCCTGCATCGTGCCGCAGCAGCCGCTCGCCGACCGCCGCGCGATGGAGGCCGCCGCCGAGGAACTCGTGCGCTGGACGCTCGGCGAACTGGCGTACTACAAGGCGCCCGGGCATGTCGCCTTCGTGGACAGCCTGCCGCTGACGGCAACGAACAAGATCCAGCGCGGCGAACTGAAGGCGCTGGCGCCCACGCTCGTCGGCGCGCCCGAGTGCGTCGATACCTGCGCGCTGAAGAAGCGCCAGGAGACGGCCACATGA
- a CDS encoding thiolase family protein, translating into MRSRQSYDGVVAAVPVTVPYARYSTHAAHWWLGRALAALIRDSGIAKADIDGVCVSSFTLGPDTAVGLMQHLGMSPRWLDHIPMGGASGVVALRRAARAVQAGDAEVIACIAGDTNHVDSFRHTVSQFSRFAQDAVYPYGAGGPNASFALLTDHYMRQYGATREDFGKLCVAQRDNALRNPHALMRKPLTLAQYLDARPITDPIHLFDCVMPCAGAEGFLIMTEERASALKLPGVRIRSTIERHNAYPDDPIQFRGGWAMDRDALYEHAGVPPADVDFVETYDDYPVINMLQFEDLGFCAKGEAPAFVREHRFTIDGSFPFNTSGGQLSVGQAGAAGGYLGLVQALRQLTNAAGDMQVADARVGLVSGFGMINYDRGLCSGAALLERGTA; encoded by the coding sequence ATGAGGAGCCGCCAGAGCTACGACGGCGTCGTCGCCGCGGTGCCCGTCACCGTACCCTATGCCCGCTACTCGACGCACGCCGCGCACTGGTGGCTCGGCCGCGCCCTCGCTGCGCTGATCCGCGACTCGGGCATCGCCAAGGCCGACATCGACGGCGTGTGCGTCTCGAGCTTCACGCTCGGCCCCGATACCGCGGTCGGCCTGATGCAGCACCTCGGCATGAGCCCGCGCTGGCTCGACCACATCCCGATGGGGGGCGCGTCCGGCGTCGTGGCGCTGCGGCGCGCCGCACGTGCGGTGCAGGCCGGGGACGCGGAAGTCATCGCCTGCATCGCCGGCGACACCAACCATGTCGACTCCTTCCGCCACACCGTCAGCCAGTTCTCGCGCTTCGCGCAGGACGCCGTCTATCCCTACGGCGCCGGCGGGCCGAACGCGAGCTTCGCGCTGCTGACCGACCACTACATGCGGCAATACGGCGCCACGCGCGAGGACTTCGGCAAGCTCTGCGTCGCGCAGCGCGACAACGCGCTGAGGAACCCGCATGCGCTGATGAGGAAACCGCTGACCCTCGCGCAATACCTCGACGCGCGGCCGATCACCGACCCCATCCATCTCTTCGACTGCGTGATGCCCTGCGCCGGCGCCGAAGGCTTCCTCATCATGACGGAGGAACGGGCAAGCGCCCTGAAACTGCCGGGCGTGCGCATCCGCTCGACCATCGAACGCCACAACGCCTACCCCGACGACCCGATCCAGTTCCGCGGCGGCTGGGCGATGGACCGCGATGCGCTGTACGAGCACGCCGGCGTCCCGCCCGCGGACGTCGACTTCGTCGAGACCTACGACGACTACCCGGTGATCAACATGCTGCAGTTCGAGGACCTCGGCTTCTGCGCGAAGGGCGAAGCACCCGCCTTCGTGCGCGAGCACCGCTTCACGATCGACGGCTCCTTCCCGTTCAACACCTCCGGCGGGCAGCTCTCGGTCGGCCAGGCGGGTGCGGCGGGGGGCTATCTGGGGCTCGTGCAGGCCCTGCGCCAGCTCACGAACGCCGCGGGCGACATGCAGGTCGCGGACGCGCGCGTCGGCCTCGTGTCCGGTTTCGGCATGATCAACTACGACCGCGGCCTGTGCTCCGGCGCCGCGCTCCTCGAACGGGGGACGGCATGA
- a CDS encoding SDR family NAD(P)-dependent oxidoreductase — translation MTDATPKPKRKNPVARTRLPTLPPASRSRSALGLARAAAEGRFEMQACADCGAVQYPPREVCVSCLSERLDWCEVANGGALIATTTLRHSNDAYFRERLPWRVGTVKMDAGPSVVAHVHEDCHEAGRVRLALKLDRSGQAVLHALPVEDTPNMNDSPQLRETHCDPKHRRVLVTDGRSTLGRAMVKALLDAGASTVFVGDPATWKADAGFDAFVASDPRIEPVALDVTDTDSVDRLAASIGAKVEILINTADHLRDGGVMHARDVGLARDAFDVNVLGLMRLAQAFGPTMCFRAADGTHGAVAWVNLLSIHALAALPARGAWSASKAAALSAALTLRAEFAGAGIRVVNVFPGPIDDEWEQLTPPPKLAPSAVAASVVRGLRDGVEDLYVGDVAEELRARLRDNHKAVERELGG, via the coding sequence ATGACCGACGCCACGCCCAAACCGAAACGGAAGAACCCTGTCGCACGCACGCGCCTACCCACGCTGCCGCCCGCATCGCGTAGCCGCAGCGCCCTCGGCCTCGCCCGCGCAGCCGCCGAAGGGCGTTTCGAGATGCAGGCCTGCGCCGACTGCGGCGCCGTGCAATACCCGCCGCGCGAAGTCTGCGTCAGCTGCCTGTCCGAACGGCTCGACTGGTGCGAAGTCGCCAACGGCGGCGCGCTGATCGCGACGACGACCTTGCGCCACAGCAACGATGCCTATTTCCGCGAGCGCCTGCCGTGGCGCGTCGGCACCGTGAAGATGGATGCCGGCCCCTCGGTGGTCGCGCACGTGCATGAAGACTGCCACGAAGCCGGCCGCGTGCGCCTCGCCCTGAAACTCGACCGTAGCGGCCAAGCCGTGCTGCACGCGCTGCCCGTGGAGGACACCCCGAACATGAACGATTCGCCCCAACTGCGCGAGACCCACTGCGACCCGAAGCACCGCCGCGTGCTCGTCACCGACGGACGCTCCACGCTCGGCCGCGCAATGGTCAAGGCCTTGCTCGACGCCGGCGCGTCGACCGTCTTCGTCGGCGATCCGGCGACGTGGAAGGCCGATGCCGGATTCGACGCCTTTGTCGCCTCCGACCCGCGCATCGAGCCGGTCGCGCTCGACGTCACCGACACCGACTCGGTCGACCGGCTCGCCGCGTCGATCGGCGCCAAGGTCGAGATCCTCATCAACACCGCCGACCACCTGCGCGATGGCGGGGTCATGCACGCCCGCGACGTCGGGCTCGCGCGCGACGCCTTCGACGTCAACGTGCTCGGCCTGATGCGACTCGCGCAGGCCTTCGGCCCGACGATGTGCTTCCGCGCAGCCGACGGCACGCACGGCGCGGTCGCGTGGGTGAATCTGCTGTCGATCCATGCGCTTGCGGCCCTGCCCGCGCGCGGCGCGTGGTCGGCGTCGAAGGCCGCCGCCCTGTCCGCCGCCCTCACCCTGCGTGCCGAGTTCGCCGGCGCCGGCATACGGGTCGTGAACGTCTTCCCCGGCCCGATCGACGACGAATGGGAGCAGCTGACCCCGCCCCCGAAGCTCGCGCCGTCCGCGGTCGCCGCCTCGGTCGTCCGCGGTCTGCGCGATGGCGTCGAAGACCTCTACGTCGGCGACGTCGCCGAGGAGCTGCGGGCGCGCCTGCGCGACAACCACAAGGCCGTCGAACGCGAACTCGGCGGCTGA
- a CDS encoding cyclase family protein — MSTALLAQFMAELLSGRIRLVDLTQTLTPEFPTIVLPPELGQAWPFRIEEISRYDERGPAWYWNNFSCSEHTGTHFDAPVHWVTGKDQPNNAVDSIPVENFIAAACVIDVSAEAAKNPDFLLTIDFVEKWEAQHDRIPERSWVLLRTDWSKRSGAKEYLNMAEDGAHSPGPDAEVVPWLIRERNVHGFGTESIGTDAGQAHHLNPPYPCHYFMHGNNRYGLQCLTNLDQLPPQGALILAAPLKIRNGSGSPLRVLALTPRT; from the coding sequence GTGAGCACCGCCCTCCTCGCGCAGTTCATGGCCGAGCTGCTGTCCGGCCGCATCCGACTCGTCGATCTCACGCAAACCCTGACGCCGGAATTCCCGACCATCGTCCTGCCGCCGGAACTCGGCCAGGCGTGGCCCTTCCGCATCGAGGAGATCTCGCGCTACGACGAGCGCGGTCCGGCCTGGTACTGGAACAATTTCTCGTGTTCGGAACATACCGGCACGCACTTTGATGCCCCGGTGCATTGGGTCACCGGCAAGGACCAGCCGAACAACGCCGTCGACTCGATCCCGGTCGAGAACTTCATCGCCGCCGCCTGCGTCATCGACGTCTCCGCCGAGGCCGCGAAGAATCCCGATTTCCTCCTCACGATCGACTTTGTCGAGAAGTGGGAGGCGCAGCACGACCGCATCCCCGAGCGCTCGTGGGTGCTGCTGCGCACCGACTGGTCCAAGCGCAGCGGCGCGAAGGAATACCTGAACATGGCCGAGGACGGCGCGCATTCGCCGGGCCCCGACGCCGAGGTCGTGCCCTGGCTGATCCGCGAACGCAACGTGCACGGCTTCGGCACCGAATCGATCGGCACCGACGCCGGCCAGGCGCATCACCTCAACCCGCCCTACCCGTGCCACTACTTCATGCACGGCAACAACCGCTACGGCCTGCAGTGCCTGACGAATCTCGACCAGCTGCCGCCCCAGGGCGCGCTGATCCTCGCCGCGCCGCTGAAGATCCGCAACGGCTCCGGCAGCCCGCTGCGCGTGCTCGCGCTGACCCCGCGCACCTGA
- a CDS encoding SDR family NAD(P)-dependent oxidoreductase: protein MSERRVAIVTGGSAGIGADICRRMLDEDYEVVSVARRAADWTHPRLTNFQVDLLDAAATEAAAQEIARDFPVSHLIHNAGVIWPKLLPDVTQDDLHGLTQIHLGAAISLMQAALPGMRARSFGRVVLMSSRGALGLATRTAYSATKAGMIGMARTWALELAPHGITVNVVAPGPIATDMFHDVVPAGSEREHKLAANIPVGRIGRPDDVTRAVMFFADPANSFVTGQTLYVCGGASVGTLTI, encoded by the coding sequence ATGAGCGAAAGACGTGTCGCGATCGTCACCGGCGGCAGCGCCGGCATCGGTGCCGATATCTGCCGGCGCATGCTGGACGAGGACTACGAAGTGGTTTCCGTCGCCCGCCGCGCCGCCGACTGGACGCACCCGCGGCTGACGAACTTCCAGGTCGACCTCCTCGACGCAGCCGCGACCGAAGCCGCCGCGCAGGAGATCGCACGCGACTTCCCGGTGAGCCACCTCATCCACAACGCCGGCGTGATCTGGCCGAAGCTCCTGCCCGACGTCACGCAGGACGATCTGCACGGCCTCACGCAGATCCACCTCGGCGCCGCGATCAGCCTGATGCAGGCGGCGCTGCCCGGCATGCGGGCGCGCAGCTTCGGCCGCGTCGTGCTGATGTCCTCGCGCGGCGCGCTGGGTCTTGCCACACGCACCGCGTATTCGGCGACCAAGGCCGGCATGATCGGCATGGCGCGGACCTGGGCGCTCGAACTCGCGCCGCACGGCATCACCGTGAATGTCGTCGCCCCCGGCCCCATCGCCACCGACATGTTCCACGACGTCGTCCCCGCGGGCAGCGAGCGCGAGCACAAGCTCGCCGCGAACATCCCGGTCGGGCGCATCGGCCGCCCCGACGACGTCACCCGCGCCGTGATGTTCTTCGCCGACCCCGCGAACAGCTTCGTGACCGGCCAGACCTTGTACGTTTGCGGCGGCGCGAGCGTCGGCACACTGACGATCTGA